From the Zymomonas mobilis subsp. pomaceae ATCC 29192 genome, the window GATTGATGTTGAATCGGGACGTATCATCGAATTTTCTGATGATGAAATGGAAGTTTTACAAAAGATGATTGCTAAGCGTCTGGGCTATACCTTAGTCGATCATCGTTTAGAACTTTATGGCGTTCCTTTAAATCGTCAGAAAAAACTAAAATAACCACATTATAATTTTTAAAAAATAATTACGAATTTGTACTTTGTTGAAGTGATGTGATTCCTCTTCAATGAACCACTAACTATACCGAAAGCTGAAATAAAAAAGGCAGCAGGGTATAAAACCTGCTACCTTTTCTGAAACTAATATCTTGTATCTTAGTCTTCAAATTTAACGGCGGTATCGCTGTTAAGTTGAATATATCCTTGGATGCCCATTTTACTGATAAGGCTTAACTGCGTTTTCAATCCATCAGCATGGACTTCTTCTTGCTTCAGGATAGAAGAAAGCAAATCGCGGGTACCAAAGTCTCCCACTTTTTCACAGCATTCAATTGCCTTTTTATAGAGAGGAATGGCCGTATCCGCCTCTAGGGATAAATCCGCCTTGATGACTTCTTCGACATTTTCACCAATGCTGATATGCCCAATATCCTGAAAATTAGGAAAACCTTCTAAAAACAAGAGGCGCTTTGCTAATTCATCGGCATGTTTCATCTCATCAATAGAGTTGGACCGCTCCAATTGAGCCAACTTATCCACACCCCAGTCTTCTAATACACGATAGTGCAAGAAATACTGATTGATAGAAGTAAGCTCACTTTTCAGGAGTTCGTTCAAATGAGTGAGAACGTCTTTATCACCTTTCATACCACAATAATCCTTAGCTGTTTACAATTCATTTAGAATCATAAACGAAGCATAACCCTTTAGGTTGCAGAAATTATAGTGTTAATAAGATGATATCTCTGACAATAAATAATTGTAAGTCTGTTCAGACCATGCAATTCTGTTCATCAGAAATGATTTTATGGGCTGCTTTGCTGCATTTACCGCAACAAGCTTTAACACCCATTTTTTTATAGGCTTGTCCAGGTGTCGCAGCCCCTTGTCGTGCTGCATCTTTTAAGGCATTATCACTAACCGTGTTGCAATGACAAATAATCATCCAGCCTATCCTTAATTAAGAACCACCCTAACGGGACATAGTTTAGTAAGAACGTTGTCTAAGAAACATAGCATATTCTTATTTGATAACAAGTATCATTATCAATAAATTTAAATAAAAAATAAACGCCGCGTTATTTAGAAATTTAATTCTAAATTAAAAAATAATTTTATTTAAAAATAATAATTTATAGTAATATATTTTTATATTATATAATTTTCTTGATTGCCACTATCTAAATAGAGGAAAAGAGTAAGGAAAGAACAGGCTATTTGCCGGAGGATCCATGCATTCGCTTTATGATGCCGTTACATCTTTGATGTATGAAGTTGCTAATGATCTGTTAGTGCCGCGTTTTCGCCATCTCGCTCAGAGTGAAATTGCCGAAAAAGAACCGGGTGATTATGTAACCGTTGTAGATAAAGAATCCGAAAAACGAATTACTGAACGACTGGCTACTTTTCTACCAGAAGCTTATATCGTGGGGGAAGAAGCCACCGCTGCAGATACGTCTTTATTGAAAAATTTGAAAAAAGGATTGGCTTGGACGGTCGATCCTTTGGATGGTACCGGCAATTATGCTGCCGGTAAAACACCTTATGCTATGATGATTGCTTTATTAGCTGATGGTATACCTCAGGCCGGCTGGATTCTGGATCCTGTGTCTGGACGGATGTGTCATGCCGTCAAAAATGGTGGTGCTTTTATTGATAAAGAGCGTGTAACAACGCGTAGCACGGGACAAGCTATTCCGGTTGTTGCTTTATCGGCACGGGTTACAGAAGATAACCTGCATCCCGATTTTGACAAGCATCAACCTCTTAATCATGGCATCACGTTAGCGCCATCGCCATTATGCGCCGGAGAACAATATCCGCGTCTGGTATTGGGGCAAAATGATGCAGCCCTTTTCTGGCGTAGTTGGCCTTGGGATCATGCACCGGGTTCTTTGTTCTTAGAGGAAGCCGGGGGGAAACTCGCTCGCTTTGATGGATCTTCTTATTCTACTGCGGATTGTAGCCACGGAATGCTCGGTGCCAATTCACCTGAAATGTGGGATCGGGTAGCCGAAGCCTTATTACGATAAAAAAGAACGCTTTACGCTTAGCGGTTGAGACAAATGTTATATTGATATTGTCTCAACCGTATATCGTTAATAGGCCAATATATTAATATGAGGTGGGCTTAAGCTAATAAAAACAGGCAAATTATTAAATAAATAAGTGTATTCTCTAAACGGCTTCATCCCTAAATATGCGCTAGATAGCCGCAAAGCTACTTAGGCAATATCTCTGAATAATTTGAGAATTACCCTTAAATATTCTCTTTATTTAATATAAAAACTATCTCGAAATATTACGTTTAACAAAATTTATAGCTTACTAAGCCCGATCAAAAAGGTAATCCTCCTTCATAATAGGGTGCCATGATTGCGTTCATTTGGGACATGCTTTACCTAAAAGCCTATGTCAAAAATTCTAATGGGCGTACTTGCTGCTGTGATGATTCCTATATCTGCTTCGGCTGCTAACTTAACCTTGGACCGCATTTTTGCCAGTCCTTCTTTGTCGGGCCCCACGCCGCGCTCACTGGCTTTATCCCCTGATGGGCATTACGCAACTTTATTACGTCCAAGAGCGGATGATCTTAATCGTTATGATTTATGGGCGATTGATACCCGTAATGGTAAGAGTCGGATGCTCATCGATTCCAAAAAAGTGGGATCGGGCACAGAAATTTCTGAAGCAGAAAAAATGCGTCGTGAAAGAGCCAGAGTCGGCGGCACGTTGGGTATTGTAACCTATAACTGGTCACCGGATGGACATTCTATCTTAGTGCCGTTGGATGGCGATTTATATTTAGCGACTCTAAACGGATCCGTTCGGCGAATGACGGATACGCCGTCAACCGAGGTTGATGCCCAAGTTTCGGCCGCTGGGCATTATCTTTCCTTTGTACGCGATCAGAATTTATTCGTTATCGATCTTAAAACAGGTCATGAATTAAAATTGAGTCATGATGGAGGGGATGCCTTAACTTGGGGCTCGGCAGAGTTTGTCGCGCAAGAAGAAATGGCGCGGAACAAAGGCCATTGGTGGGCACCCGATGACTCGCGTCTTGCGGTTGCACGGGTAGATGAAAGCAAAGTGCATATTGTTACGCGTGCAGCAATCGGGGCAGAGGGGACCAAAACCTATCAGCAACGTTATCCTGCGGCGGGAACCCCTAATGCCAAGGTTGATCTTTATCTGATGAATCCTGATGGTTCGGATAAAATCAAGGTCGATTTAGGGGATAATGACAATATCTATTTAGCGCGGGTTACTTGGGCACCCGATAGTAAGACACTTTATGTTCAACGGGAAAGTCGTGATCAACAACATTTGGATGTGTTAAAGGTTGATGCGACGAATGGCCAATCTCGCGTTTTGTTTTCAGAGACCGCTAAAAGCTGGATTAATCTTAATGATGATTTACGCATATTAAACGATGGTAGTTTAATATGGGCTTCTGAACGGAGCGGTTTCCGGCATCTCTATCGTTGGAAAGAGGGGCAGTGGACGACTTTAACGGAAGGGGACTGGATGACACTGGGTGTCGTCGGTGTGAACCAGAAAAAAGGCCAACTCTACTTTTTAGCCAATAAATCAAACCCGCTAGAGCAGCATCTTTATAGTATTGACTACGAACACCCCAAAGATCCCACCCAACTGACTGAATCGGGTTGGTATAATACGGTGGTAATGGATAAAGAAGCCAACCATATTCTAATAAATCGTTCTAATGTTAATCAACCACCCCAAGTCTATCTCGCCGATACAAAAGGGCATCCTATCAGTTGGATAGAAGAAAATAAGCTGGATGCAAGGCATCCTTATAGTCCTTATCTTTCCCAACATGTTCAGCCTAAATTTGGCACCTTATCAGCAAATGACGGTACAACACTTTATTATAAGCTTTTGATGCCTAAAATGGAGCAGGATAAACAGTATCCTGTATTAGTTCAGGTCTATAATGGCCCTGATTTAGGGCGGCAGGTCTTGCAAGGATGGACGTCACCCTTACATCAGTATTTAGTTGCCAAAGGTTGGATCATTTTTTCAATTGATGGTCGTGGATCCCCTGGCCGCGGTAAGGCATTTGAAGATCATATTTATAAAGCAATGGGGACGGTCGAGGTCGAGGATCAATTAACGGGGCTTAGCTGGTTAAAGGCACAAAACTACGTCGATCCTAAACGGATTGCGGTATTTGGTTGGTCTTATGGCGGTTATATGGTGCAAAAATTGCTCCAAAAAGCGCCCGGACAGTATGCCGCGGGGGTCTCCGGCGCACCGGTCATTCGATGGGGACTTTATGATACGCATTATACCGAACGTTTTTTAGGCAATCCGGCTGTGGACCCGACGCCTTATGAAAAGTCTGATGCTTTGCCCGAGGCTTTAAAATTATCTGATCCGATGCTTCTTATTCATGGTATGGCTGACGATAATGTCGTATTCGATAACTCTGTTGCCTTGATATCTAAATTACAAGAAGGCGATCGACCTTTTGAATTTATGGCTTATCCGGGTGAAACCCATCGGATCGCAGGTGAGAAAAAACAGTTGCATCTGTGGCATACGATTGAGAAATTTCTCGATAGAACAACAAAATATCGTCAGTAAAAGGTATAAATCCTTTTTTTGATATCAGTAATTCCATCCTTGATAAAATAATATAAAGGGTGATCGTCCAGATCAGATTAAGACTGATCGAGTGTAAATGGAGAATATTAATGGGGTATCGGGTCGTAGTCG encodes:
- the bfr gene encoding bacterioferritin, giving the protein MKGDKDVLTHLNELLKSELTSINQYFLHYRVLEDWGVDKLAQLERSNSIDEMKHADELAKRLLFLEGFPNFQDIGHISIGENVEEVIKADLSLEADTAIPLYKKAIECCEKVGDFGTRDLLSSILKQEEVHADGLKTQLSLISKMGIQGYIQLNSDTAVKFED
- a CDS encoding (2Fe-2S)-binding protein, whose translation is MIICHCNTVSDNALKDAARQGAATPGQAYKKMGVKACCGKCSKAAHKIISDEQNCMV
- a CDS encoding inositol monophosphatase family protein, with translation MHSLYDAVTSLMYEVANDLLVPRFRHLAQSEIAEKEPGDYVTVVDKESEKRITERLATFLPEAYIVGEEATAADTSLLKNLKKGLAWTVDPLDGTGNYAAGKTPYAMMIALLADGIPQAGWILDPVSGRMCHAVKNGGAFIDKERVTTRSTGQAIPVVALSARVTEDNLHPDFDKHQPLNHGITLAPSPLCAGEQYPRLVLGQNDAALFWRSWPWDHAPGSLFLEEAGGKLARFDGSSYSTADCSHGMLGANSPEMWDRVAEALLR
- a CDS encoding S9 family peptidase, with amino-acid sequence MIPISASAANLTLDRIFASPSLSGPTPRSLALSPDGHYATLLRPRADDLNRYDLWAIDTRNGKSRMLIDSKKVGSGTEISEAEKMRRERARVGGTLGIVTYNWSPDGHSILVPLDGDLYLATLNGSVRRMTDTPSTEVDAQVSAAGHYLSFVRDQNLFVIDLKTGHELKLSHDGGDALTWGSAEFVAQEEMARNKGHWWAPDDSRLAVARVDESKVHIVTRAAIGAEGTKTYQQRYPAAGTPNAKVDLYLMNPDGSDKIKVDLGDNDNIYLARVTWAPDSKTLYVQRESRDQQHLDVLKVDATNGQSRVLFSETAKSWINLNDDLRILNDGSLIWASERSGFRHLYRWKEGQWTTLTEGDWMTLGVVGVNQKKGQLYFLANKSNPLEQHLYSIDYEHPKDPTQLTESGWYNTVVMDKEANHILINRSNVNQPPQVYLADTKGHPISWIEENKLDARHPYSPYLSQHVQPKFGTLSANDGTTLYYKLLMPKMEQDKQYPVLVQVYNGPDLGRQVLQGWTSPLHQYLVAKGWIIFSIDGRGSPGRGKAFEDHIYKAMGTVEVEDQLTGLSWLKAQNYVDPKRIAVFGWSYGGYMVQKLLQKAPGQYAAGVSGAPVIRWGLYDTHYTERFLGNPAVDPTPYEKSDALPEALKLSDPMLLIHGMADDNVVFDNSVALISKLQEGDRPFEFMAYPGETHRIAGEKKQLHLWHTIEKFLDRTTKYRQ